The DNA sequence GACCGCGCTGGGCCGCCAGGGCGCCGCCGCGTTCACCCTGCTCGGCCAGGAGCTCGACGGCGTACGCGCCGCCGAGGTCGGCCTCGCCCTCGAGTGCGTCGACGACGCCGAGGTCGACGGGCGGGCGTACGCGCTGGCCGCGCCGGCCGCCGCCGACCCCGAGCTGAGCCGCCGTACGACGGCCTCGTTCCGGCGTGCGGTCGACCCGTCGCCGACGCGCTGGGAACTGGCGATGGAGGCCGAACGGTCGGCACAGATGTGGTCGCTGCGACGCCGGGCGGCGCGGCCGTGACGGCGCCGCTGTCGGGGATCCGGGTCCTCGACCTCACCAGTACGTTCTCCGGGCCGTACTGCACGCTCGTGCTGGCCGACCTCGGCGCCGAGGTGGTCAAGGTCGAGCCGCCGGGCGGCGACATCGCCCGCCAGCTCGGCGCGGCGCGGACCCCGGGCCTGGCGGCGGTGTTCCTCAACATGAACCGGGGCAAGAAGAGCGTGGTGCTCGACCTGAAGTCGGCCGGGGGCCGGGACACGGTCGGCCGCCTGGTCGGCACCGCCGACGTGGTGGTGCACAACATGCGTCCCCGCGCCGCCCAGCGGCTCGGACTGTCCTACGAGGACTGTGAACGGATCCGCCCGGACGTCGTCTACTGCGCCATTCCCGGCTTCGGCGGCACCGGCCCGCACGCCGACCGGCCGGCGTACGACGACGTCATCCAGGGGGCCGCCGGCATCGCCGCCCTGCAGAGCGTCAACCAGGACCGGCCCGGCTACGTCACCACCCCGCTCGCCGACAAGATCGCGGGACTGACGGCGGCGGTCGCCGTACTCGCCGCGCTGCGGCACCGCGACGCCACCGGGGCCGGGCAGCGGGTCGAGGTGCCGATGTTCGAGACGATGGTCGCCTTCGGGCTGCTGGAACAGCTCGACGGCTGGACCTTCGACCCGCCGACCGGGCCACCGCTGTATCCGCGTACGGCGGCGGCCAACCGGCGGCCGTACCCGACCGCCGACGGCCACCTCTGCGTGCTGATCTACACCGAGGAGCAGTGGCGGCGGTTCCTCTCCCGGGCCGGCCGGGCCGACGTGCTCACCCGGCCCGAGTTCGACACGGTCGGCAAGCGGATCGCCAACGCCGACGCCCTCTACGCCATCGTCGCGGAGATCCTGCGGGAGCGCCCGACCGCCGAGTGGCTGGCCGTGCTCGACGAGATCGACGTACCGTGCGCGCCGCTGGCCGGCTACGAGGAGATCCTGTCCGAGGCGTACCTGCGCGAGAGCGGGTTCGTCTCCACCGTCGAGCACCCGGTGGCCGGACGGCTGCGCCAGATCGGGTCACCGATGGCGTTCTCCCGCTCGCCGGTGGTGGCCGGCGGTCACGCCCCGACCCTCGGCGAACACACCGCCGAGATCCTTGCCGAACTGAACGACGAGCACGGTGTCGCCGAGCACAGCGAGGAGGCGCCGTGAGCGCCGCCGCGTTGCGGGCGGAGGTACGGGCCCAGCTCGACGAGTGGCGGGCCGCAGGGATCTTCACCCCGCGCAGCGACAGCTGGCTGGTCGGCTACGACGAGGACTTCAGCCGCCGGCTCGGCGCCCGCGGCTGGATCGGCCTGACCTGGAGTCCGGAGTACGGCGGCCACGGCCGCGGCTTCGTCGACCGGTTCGTGCTCACCGAGGAGCTGCTGCGGGCCGGCGCACCGGTCGCCGCCCACTGGATCGCCGACCGGCAGATCGGTCCGGCGATCGCCCGGCTCGGCACCGGGGCGCTCCGGCGCGAACTGCTGCCCGCGATCGCGGCCGGTGAGGCCCGCTTCTGCCTCGGCATGAGCGAGCCCGACGCCGGCAGCGACCTCGCCTCGGTACGGACCCGGGCCCGCCGGGTCGACGGCGGCTGGCTGCTGGCGGGGCAGAAGGTGTGGTCGAGCAACGCCCACCGGGCCACCCACGCCTACGTGCTGGCCCGCACGTCGGACGGCGAGCGGCGGCACGACGGCCTGAGCGAGTTCGTTCTCGACGTGACCGCGCCGGGCGTGACCGTACGGCGGATCCCGGACCTGCGCGGGCCCGGCCACTTCTGCGAGATCTTCCTCGACGACGCGTTCGTGCCCGACGCGTGGGTGCTCGGCGGGATCGGCGCCGGCTGGGCGCAGGTGACCGAGCAGCTCGCGTTCGAGCGCGGCGGCCCCGAGCGGGTGCTGAGCACGTACCCGCTGCTGCGGCGGCTGCTGGACACGGCCGCCGGACCGGTGGGCCGGGTGGGGGAGCTGGTGGCCCGGCTGGTCGCCCTGCGCCGGTTGGCCTGGCAGGTCGCCGTACGGATGGACGCCGGAGAGGCGCCGGTCGCGGCGGCCGCCACGCTGAAGCTGCTCGGCAACCGGTTCGAGGTCGACGTGATCGAGGCGGCCCGGGAGACACTTCCGTCCGATGAGGACCTGCGGGCGGCGTTGGACGACGCAGTCCTGGCCGCGCCCGGCTTCTCGCTGCGCGGCGGCACGACGGAGGTGCTGAGCGTGGTCGTCGGCCGCGAGGCGATGAGGGAGGCCCGGTGACCGGGATGCGGGCCGTCGCGGAGGCGGCCGTACAGGTGCTGTCCGCGCAGGTCGCCGCGTACCGCGACGATCCGGCCGCCGAGATGGCCGCCATGTGGCGGACCACCGGCGAGCAGGGCTGGCACCTGCTCGCCGTACCGGAGACCGCCGGCGGCATGGGCGGCGACCTCGCCGATCTCGCCGCGGTGGTCCGGGCGGTCTCCGCCGCCGGGCTGTCGGCGCCGCTGCCGGAACTGCACGCCGGCCTCTTCGGGATGCTGGCCGCCGGACTGGACCCGGCGGCGGCGCTCGACGGCCGGATCGGCGTCGCCCTGCCCCGCGGCGCCGAGATCGCGGTGCCCTGGGGACGGCACCTCGACGCGGCCGTGCTGGCCGGTACGACGTTGCCCTGCGCCGACCTGCGGCCGGCCGTCAACCTGGCACACGAGCCGGTGGACACGTTGGCCGGGGCGGCAGCCGGAACCACCCCGGATCCGGTGGTGAACCGCTGGCGGATCCTGCACGCCGCCCGCCTCGTCGGTGCCGCCGAGGGAGCCGCCCGAAGGACGGCGGCGTACGCCGCGACCCGGGAACAGTTCGGCCGGCCGATCGCCCGGTTCCAGGCGGTGGCCGCCCTTGTCGCGGAAGCCCACGCCCAGGCGGTGCTGGCGGCGGCGGCCCTGGACGCCGCGCTCGTGGCGGCCGACGACGACCCGGTCACGGTGCCGGCCGGGCTGGCCACCGCGGCCCGTGCCGCCGGGGTGGTGGCCCGCTGCGCCCACCAGGTGCACGGCGCGATCGGCGTCACCCGGGAGTTGGGGCTGGAACGCCTCACCCGCCGGCTCTGGGCCTGGCGGGACCTGCCGACCGAGCACGAACTGGAAGCCGGGATCGGGCGGGCGGTGCGGGCCGGCGGCGAGCCGCTGGCCTGGTCGGCCGGCCCGGAATTCGATGTGGGGAGCAGCGGATGAGCGACGGACTGGCCGGAAAGGTCGCGGTGGTCACGGGGGCCGGTGCCGGCATCGGGCTGGCGGTGGCCCGGTCGCTGGCGGATGCCGGCTGCCGGGTGGTGATGGCCGACCTCGACCCGTCGGCCTGCGCCGACGTCACCGAAGCCGGCGTTTCGGTCGCCGTCGACCTCGGCACACCCGACGGGGTGGCCGCCCTCGTCGAGACGGCGACCACCCGGTTCGGCGGTGTCGACGTACTGGTCAACAACGTCGCCCTCGCCCCGTACCGCGACACGTTCACCGCCGTCGACGACGCGGCCTGGCAGCGCAGCTGGGACGTCAACGTCATGTCCTGTGTCCGGCTGTGCCGGGCGGTCATCCCGCTGATGGCGGCCCGCGGCGGCGGCAGCGTCGTCAACATCGGGTCGGAGGCGGCCCGGCACCCCAAGCCCTACCTGGTCGACTACTCGGTCACCAAGGCCGCGCTGCTCAGCCTGGCCAAGGCCCTGTCGATCGAGTACGGGCCGAAGGGCGTACGGGTCAACACCGTCGCACCCGGCCCGACCCGTACGTCCACGATGGACTCGTTTCTTGCCGCGCTGGCCGACCGGCTGTCGATCGACATCGAC is a window from the Polymorphospora rubra genome containing:
- a CDS encoding CaiB/BaiF CoA transferase family protein, with product MTAPLSGIRVLDLTSTFSGPYCTLVLADLGAEVVKVEPPGGDIARQLGAARTPGLAAVFLNMNRGKKSVVLDLKSAGGRDTVGRLVGTADVVVHNMRPRAAQRLGLSYEDCERIRPDVVYCAIPGFGGTGPHADRPAYDDVIQGAAGIAALQSVNQDRPGYVTTPLADKIAGLTAAVAVLAALRHRDATGAGQRVEVPMFETMVAFGLLEQLDGWTFDPPTGPPLYPRTAAANRRPYPTADGHLCVLIYTEEQWRRFLSRAGRADVLTRPEFDTVGKRIANADALYAIVAEILRERPTAEWLAVLDEIDVPCAPLAGYEEILSEAYLRESGFVSTVEHPVAGRLRQIGSPMAFSRSPVVAGGHAPTLGEHTAEILAELNDEHGVAEHSEEAP
- a CDS encoding acyl-CoA dehydrogenase family protein — protein: MSAAALRAEVRAQLDEWRAAGIFTPRSDSWLVGYDEDFSRRLGARGWIGLTWSPEYGGHGRGFVDRFVLTEELLRAGAPVAAHWIADRQIGPAIARLGTGALRRELLPAIAAGEARFCLGMSEPDAGSDLASVRTRARRVDGGWLLAGQKVWSSNAHRATHAYVLARTSDGERRHDGLSEFVLDVTAPGVTVRRIPDLRGPGHFCEIFLDDAFVPDAWVLGGIGAGWAQVTEQLAFERGGPERVLSTYPLLRRLLDTAAGPVGRVGELVARLVALRRLAWQVAVRMDAGEAPVAAAATLKLLGNRFEVDVIEAARETLPSDEDLRAALDDAVLAAPGFSLRGGTTEVLSVVVGREAMREAR
- a CDS encoding acyl-CoA dehydrogenase family protein; amino-acid sequence: MRAVAEAAVQVLSAQVAAYRDDPAAEMAAMWRTTGEQGWHLLAVPETAGGMGGDLADLAAVVRAVSAAGLSAPLPELHAGLFGMLAAGLDPAAALDGRIGVALPRGAEIAVPWGRHLDAAVLAGTTLPCADLRPAVNLAHEPVDTLAGAAAGTTPDPVVNRWRILHAARLVGAAEGAARRTAAYAATREQFGRPIARFQAVAALVAEAHAQAVLAAAALDAALVAADDDPVTVPAGLATAARAAGVVARCAHQVHGAIGVTRELGLERLTRRLWAWRDLPTEHELEAGIGRAVRAGGEPLAWSAGPEFDVGSSG
- a CDS encoding SDR family NAD(P)-dependent oxidoreductase, yielding MSDGLAGKVAVVTGAGAGIGLAVARSLADAGCRVVMADLDPSACADVTEAGVSVAVDLGTPDGVAALVETATTRFGGVDVLVNNVALAPYRDTFTAVDDAAWQRSWDVNVMSCVRLCRAVIPLMAARGGGSVVNIGSEAARHPKPYLVDYSVTKAALLSLAKALSIEYGPKGVRVNTVAPGPTRTSTMDSFLAALADRLSIDIDAAADHFVNEMRKLPLGRMNRPEDVAQVVLFLAGDRSRQVTGAEYAVNAGGTASV